The Prunus persica cultivar Lovell chromosome G7, Prunus_persica_NCBIv2, whole genome shotgun sequence genome has a segment encoding these proteins:
- the LOC18769702 gene encoding coiled-coil domain-containing protein 96 isoform X2, with product MLLLYKEAKPSAKLLLANTNIHFCDFSQLGFVLRIKFRPSSAQPSESSLISPLLTEMAEGSMPGMPETDITALTEALYAQQQLLQKLYSELDQEREASSTAADEALSMILRLQGEKSAMKMEASQYKRLAEEKICHAEEALAIFEDLIYQKEMEIASLEFQLQAYRYKLLSMGCSTELGAGENVYPENLLFQRSDLGNAETGVSGTIRRINSLPPLELKEFLNKKSTTDKDRDRDRDRDRDRDRERERERERDRERERDRPMIPKPECVKKKAEKKVDQEVNFQSLDVEKKSINYAGGNMNTIWEQIKKLDARVKEISDCKDFGREKSLLLKGLSRTCSLPSVPKVSVNTSRNPTSEEIIASLDKLKQSEILQEREAIVSPSCSSSVHDVFEVPQSYENARACEGEKKELSKLTVEVENRLGKPDLVLDETSEIYAKDETDRVRKILHCKKQENKIFKPRDGISTTDSNLRERLAGVTESQQAKFQQLWRRIEQLEGERNSIRQEISHAGEEELKLFQEIHEHLNLIQSEMRSWKPKKPPPQDDEPLHSVMEAMLHFWL from the exons atgCTGCTGCTTTATAAGGAAGCCAAACCAAGCGCCAAGTTGTTGCTGGCAAACACAAACATTCATTTTTG TGATTTTTCTCAACTGGGTTTTGTTCTGAGGATCAAGTTTAGGCCTTCTTCTGCACAACCATCAG AATCCAGTCTGATTTCTCCTCTGTTAACTGAGATGGCCGAGGGTAGTATGCCTGGGATGCCTGAAACTGATATAACTGCCCTAACCGAAGCGCTTTATGCTCAACAACAACTACTGCAAAAGCTTTACTCTGAATTGGATCAGGAAAGAGAAGCATCATCAACTGCAGCTGATGAAGCTCTATCCATGATACTGCGCCTGCAAGGAGAAAAGTCTGCCATGAAGATGGAAGCAAGTCAATATAAGAGATTGGCAGAGGAAAAGATATGTCATGCTGAGGAAGCTCTTGCAATATTTGAAGATCTCATTTATCAGAAAGAAATGGAAATTGCTTCTCTTGAGTTCCAACTTCAGGCTTATAGGTACAAACTTTTAAGCATGGGTTGCAGCACTGAATTAGGTGCCGGTGAAAATGTATATCCAGAGAATTTGTTGTTTCAAAGAAGTGATCTTGGCAATGCGGAAACAGGTGTTAGTGGGACTATAAGGAGAATCAACTCTCTGCCTCCACTTGAACTCAAGGAATTCCTCAACAAAAAAAGCACTACGGATaaagacagagacagagacagagacagagacagagacagagacagagaaagagaaagagaaagagaaagagacagagagagagaaagagacagaCCCATGATCCCTAAGCCAGaatgtgttaaaaaaaaagcagagaaAAAGGTGGACCAGGAAGTCAATTTCCAGAGCTTAGATGtagagaagaaatcaataaatTATGCAGGTGGGAACATGAATACAATCTGGGAGCAGATTAAGAAGTTAGATGCACGAGTGAAAGAGATATCAGATTGTAAAGATTTTGGTAGGGAGAAATCTTTACTCTTGAAGGGTCTGTCCAGGACTTGTTCATTACCCTCAGTTCCAAAAGTAAGCGTAAACACATCACGTAACCCAACAAGCGAAGAAATTATTGCCAGTTTGGATAAGCTTAAGCAAAGTGAGATTCTACAGGAAAGGGAGGCAATTGTTAGTCCTTCATGCTCCTCAAGCGTCCATGATGTTTTTGAAGTCCCACAAAGTTATGAGAATGCTAGAGCTTGTGAAGGTGAGAAGAAAGAACTTAGTAAGTTGACTGTGGAAGTCGAGAACAGGCTGGGAAAGCCAGATTTGGTGTTGGATGAGACCAGTGAAATATATGCTAAAGATGAGACAGACAGGGTAAGGAAAATTTTGCATTGCAAGAAGCAAgagaataaaatatttaaaccaAGAGATGGAATAAGTACTACTGACTCTAATTTGAGGGAGAGATTGGCTGGGGTTACTGAATCTCAGCAAGCCAAATTTCAACAGCTGTGGAGGAGAATAGAGCAGcttgagggagagagaaatagtATAAGGCAAGAAATTAGTCATGCAGGAGAGGAGGAGTTGAAGCTGTTTCAGGAGATACATGAGCATCTTAATTTAATACAGTCTGAAATGCGTAGTTGGAAGCCTAAGAAACCCCCTCCGCAGGATGACGAGCCCTTGCACTCTGTTATGGAG GCAATGCTACACTTTTGGCTTTGA
- the LOC18769702 gene encoding coiled-coil domain-containing protein 96 isoform X1 has protein sequence MLLLYKEAKPSAKLLLANTNIHFWFDSFCSDFSQLGFVLRIKFRPSSAQPSESSLISPLLTEMAEGSMPGMPETDITALTEALYAQQQLLQKLYSELDQEREASSTAADEALSMILRLQGEKSAMKMEASQYKRLAEEKICHAEEALAIFEDLIYQKEMEIASLEFQLQAYRYKLLSMGCSTELGAGENVYPENLLFQRSDLGNAETGVSGTIRRINSLPPLELKEFLNKKSTTDKDRDRDRDRDRDRDRERERERERDRERERDRPMIPKPECVKKKAEKKVDQEVNFQSLDVEKKSINYAGGNMNTIWEQIKKLDARVKEISDCKDFGREKSLLLKGLSRTCSLPSVPKVSVNTSRNPTSEEIIASLDKLKQSEILQEREAIVSPSCSSSVHDVFEVPQSYENARACEGEKKELSKLTVEVENRLGKPDLVLDETSEIYAKDETDRVRKILHCKKQENKIFKPRDGISTTDSNLRERLAGVTESQQAKFQQLWRRIEQLEGERNSIRQEISHAGEEELKLFQEIHEHLNLIQSEMRSWKPKKPPPQDDEPLHSVMEAMLHFWL, from the exons atgCTGCTGCTTTATAAGGAAGCCAAACCAAGCGCCAAGTTGTTGCTGGCAAACACAAACATTCATTTTTG GTTTGATTCTTTCTGCAGTGATTTTTCTCAACTGGGTTTTGTTCTGAGGATCAAGTTTAGGCCTTCTTCTGCACAACCATCAG AATCCAGTCTGATTTCTCCTCTGTTAACTGAGATGGCCGAGGGTAGTATGCCTGGGATGCCTGAAACTGATATAACTGCCCTAACCGAAGCGCTTTATGCTCAACAACAACTACTGCAAAAGCTTTACTCTGAATTGGATCAGGAAAGAGAAGCATCATCAACTGCAGCTGATGAAGCTCTATCCATGATACTGCGCCTGCAAGGAGAAAAGTCTGCCATGAAGATGGAAGCAAGTCAATATAAGAGATTGGCAGAGGAAAAGATATGTCATGCTGAGGAAGCTCTTGCAATATTTGAAGATCTCATTTATCAGAAAGAAATGGAAATTGCTTCTCTTGAGTTCCAACTTCAGGCTTATAGGTACAAACTTTTAAGCATGGGTTGCAGCACTGAATTAGGTGCCGGTGAAAATGTATATCCAGAGAATTTGTTGTTTCAAAGAAGTGATCTTGGCAATGCGGAAACAGGTGTTAGTGGGACTATAAGGAGAATCAACTCTCTGCCTCCACTTGAACTCAAGGAATTCCTCAACAAAAAAAGCACTACGGATaaagacagagacagagacagagacagagacagagacagagacagagaaagagaaagagaaagagaaagagacagagagagagaaagagacagaCCCATGATCCCTAAGCCAGaatgtgttaaaaaaaaagcagagaaAAAGGTGGACCAGGAAGTCAATTTCCAGAGCTTAGATGtagagaagaaatcaataaatTATGCAGGTGGGAACATGAATACAATCTGGGAGCAGATTAAGAAGTTAGATGCACGAGTGAAAGAGATATCAGATTGTAAAGATTTTGGTAGGGAGAAATCTTTACTCTTGAAGGGTCTGTCCAGGACTTGTTCATTACCCTCAGTTCCAAAAGTAAGCGTAAACACATCACGTAACCCAACAAGCGAAGAAATTATTGCCAGTTTGGATAAGCTTAAGCAAAGTGAGATTCTACAGGAAAGGGAGGCAATTGTTAGTCCTTCATGCTCCTCAAGCGTCCATGATGTTTTTGAAGTCCCACAAAGTTATGAGAATGCTAGAGCTTGTGAAGGTGAGAAGAAAGAACTTAGTAAGTTGACTGTGGAAGTCGAGAACAGGCTGGGAAAGCCAGATTTGGTGTTGGATGAGACCAGTGAAATATATGCTAAAGATGAGACAGACAGGGTAAGGAAAATTTTGCATTGCAAGAAGCAAgagaataaaatatttaaaccaAGAGATGGAATAAGTACTACTGACTCTAATTTGAGGGAGAGATTGGCTGGGGTTACTGAATCTCAGCAAGCCAAATTTCAACAGCTGTGGAGGAGAATAGAGCAGcttgagggagagagaaatagtATAAGGCAAGAAATTAGTCATGCAGGAGAGGAGGAGTTGAAGCTGTTTCAGGAGATACATGAGCATCTTAATTTAATACAGTCTGAAATGCGTAGTTGGAAGCCTAAGAAACCCCCTCCGCAGGATGACGAGCCCTTGCACTCTGTTATGGAG GCAATGCTACACTTTTGGCTTTGA
- the LOC18769702 gene encoding coiled-coil domain-containing protein 96 isoform X3, with translation MAEGSMPGMPETDITALTEALYAQQQLLQKLYSELDQEREASSTAADEALSMILRLQGEKSAMKMEASQYKRLAEEKICHAEEALAIFEDLIYQKEMEIASLEFQLQAYRYKLLSMGCSTELGAGENVYPENLLFQRSDLGNAETGVSGTIRRINSLPPLELKEFLNKKSTTDKDRDRDRDRDRDRDRERERERERDRERERDRPMIPKPECVKKKAEKKVDQEVNFQSLDVEKKSINYAGGNMNTIWEQIKKLDARVKEISDCKDFGREKSLLLKGLSRTCSLPSVPKVSVNTSRNPTSEEIIASLDKLKQSEILQEREAIVSPSCSSSVHDVFEVPQSYENARACEGEKKELSKLTVEVENRLGKPDLVLDETSEIYAKDETDRVRKILHCKKQENKIFKPRDGISTTDSNLRERLAGVTESQQAKFQQLWRRIEQLEGERNSIRQEISHAGEEELKLFQEIHEHLNLIQSEMRSWKPKKPPPQDDEPLHSVMEAMLHFWL, from the exons ATGGCCGAGGGTAGTATGCCTGGGATGCCTGAAACTGATATAACTGCCCTAACCGAAGCGCTTTATGCTCAACAACAACTACTGCAAAAGCTTTACTCTGAATTGGATCAGGAAAGAGAAGCATCATCAACTGCAGCTGATGAAGCTCTATCCATGATACTGCGCCTGCAAGGAGAAAAGTCTGCCATGAAGATGGAAGCAAGTCAATATAAGAGATTGGCAGAGGAAAAGATATGTCATGCTGAGGAAGCTCTTGCAATATTTGAAGATCTCATTTATCAGAAAGAAATGGAAATTGCTTCTCTTGAGTTCCAACTTCAGGCTTATAGGTACAAACTTTTAAGCATGGGTTGCAGCACTGAATTAGGTGCCGGTGAAAATGTATATCCAGAGAATTTGTTGTTTCAAAGAAGTGATCTTGGCAATGCGGAAACAGGTGTTAGTGGGACTATAAGGAGAATCAACTCTCTGCCTCCACTTGAACTCAAGGAATTCCTCAACAAAAAAAGCACTACGGATaaagacagagacagagacagagacagagacagagacagagacagagaaagagaaagagaaagagaaagagacagagagagagaaagagacagaCCCATGATCCCTAAGCCAGaatgtgttaaaaaaaaagcagagaaAAAGGTGGACCAGGAAGTCAATTTCCAGAGCTTAGATGtagagaagaaatcaataaatTATGCAGGTGGGAACATGAATACAATCTGGGAGCAGATTAAGAAGTTAGATGCACGAGTGAAAGAGATATCAGATTGTAAAGATTTTGGTAGGGAGAAATCTTTACTCTTGAAGGGTCTGTCCAGGACTTGTTCATTACCCTCAGTTCCAAAAGTAAGCGTAAACACATCACGTAACCCAACAAGCGAAGAAATTATTGCCAGTTTGGATAAGCTTAAGCAAAGTGAGATTCTACAGGAAAGGGAGGCAATTGTTAGTCCTTCATGCTCCTCAAGCGTCCATGATGTTTTTGAAGTCCCACAAAGTTATGAGAATGCTAGAGCTTGTGAAGGTGAGAAGAAAGAACTTAGTAAGTTGACTGTGGAAGTCGAGAACAGGCTGGGAAAGCCAGATTTGGTGTTGGATGAGACCAGTGAAATATATGCTAAAGATGAGACAGACAGGGTAAGGAAAATTTTGCATTGCAAGAAGCAAgagaataaaatatttaaaccaAGAGATGGAATAAGTACTACTGACTCTAATTTGAGGGAGAGATTGGCTGGGGTTACTGAATCTCAGCAAGCCAAATTTCAACAGCTGTGGAGGAGAATAGAGCAGcttgagggagagagaaatagtATAAGGCAAGAAATTAGTCATGCAGGAGAGGAGGAGTTGAAGCTGTTTCAGGAGATACATGAGCATCTTAATTTAATACAGTCTGAAATGCGTAGTTGGAAGCCTAAGAAACCCCCTCCGCAGGATGACGAGCCCTTGCACTCTGTTATGGAG GCAATGCTACACTTTTGGCTTTGA